A part of Corynebacterium afermentans subsp. lipophilum genomic DNA contains:
- a CDS encoding HAD-IIA family hydrolase produces MHHRPRPRRLCGGTPVISYLTDMDGVLHREGEIIPGAKEFVGALRSEDIDFMVLTNNSIQTPRDLSAKLMRMGLDIEPERIWTSATATAKFLSQQAGEASAYVIGEAGLTTALHEIGWILTDTDPDFVVLGETRTYSFEALTTASNLIRNGSRFIATNPDLTGPGPAGVVPATGSVATMITAVTGMEPYYVGKPNPVMMRSALNNIGAHSENTVMIGDRMDTDVKAGLEAGMRTVLVRSGIADDSEIAKYPFRPTAVLDSVADLVERIWDPFGDGFYTGSGSE; encoded by the coding sequence ATGCACCACCGCCCAAGACCTCGCCGACTATGTGGAGGAACACCAGTGATTTCGTATTTGACCGACATGGATGGTGTCCTGCACCGCGAGGGCGAGATCATCCCCGGCGCCAAGGAGTTCGTCGGCGCGCTGCGCAGCGAAGACATCGATTTTATGGTGCTGACCAACAACTCGATCCAGACCCCACGCGATCTGTCCGCAAAGCTGATGCGCATGGGCCTTGACATCGAACCGGAGCGCATCTGGACCTCCGCCACGGCGACCGCGAAGTTTTTGTCGCAACAGGCAGGCGAGGCCTCCGCGTACGTCATCGGGGAAGCTGGCTTGACGACGGCTTTGCACGAAATCGGCTGGATCCTCACCGACACGGACCCCGACTTCGTCGTGCTGGGCGAAACCCGCACCTACTCCTTCGAAGCGCTGACCACCGCGTCGAACCTGATCCGCAACGGCTCGCGGTTCATCGCCACCAACCCGGATCTGACCGGCCCGGGGCCCGCAGGCGTGGTGCCGGCGACCGGGTCCGTGGCCACCATGATCACCGCCGTGACCGGCATGGAGCCCTACTACGTGGGCAAACCGAACCCGGTGATGATGCGCTCGGCGCTGAACAACATCGGCGCGCACTCCGAGAACACGGTGATGATCGGCGACCGCATGGACACCGACGTCAAGGCCGGCCTCGAGGCGGGTATGCGCACCGTGCTCGTGCGCTCGGGTATCGCCGACGACTCCGAGATAGCCAAGTACCCCTTCCGCCCCACCGCGGTGCTGGATTCAGTGGCGGACCTGGTGGAGCGGATCTGGGATCCGTTCGGCGACGGGTTCTACACCGGAAGCGGCAGCGAGTAG
- a CDS encoding acyl carrier protein: protein MELSQRLDLGGLLADDSDAQEQAEARGTFARIAELVEDVSGVELEPETTIDGSGISSLSRIELAVRIEEEFAVPIDEHVYAQCTTAQDLADYVEEHQ from the coding sequence ATGGAACTTTCGCAGCGGTTGGACCTTGGCGGCTTGCTCGCCGACGACTCGGACGCCCAAGAGCAGGCGGAGGCGCGGGGCACGTTCGCGCGCATCGCGGAGCTCGTGGAGGACGTCTCCGGCGTCGAGCTTGAACCGGAAACAACGATTGACGGGAGCGGGATTTCGTCGTTAAGCCGTATTGAGCTCGCCGTTCGCATCGAGGAGGAGTTCGCAGTGCCTATCGACGAGCACGTCTACGCCCAATGCACCACCGCCCAAGACCTCGCCGACTATGTGGAGGAACACCAGTGA
- the aceE gene encoding pyruvate dehydrogenase (acetyl-transferring), homodimeric type: protein MEDARAKTASEVDTNILSLREGVASYLHDADPEETQEWMDSLDGLLEESDPERARYLMLRLIERANAKRVPLPALSSTDLVNTIPTKLEPEFPGDEQIEKRYRRWMRWNAAVMVHRAQRPGIAVGGHISTYASAAALYEVGFNHFFKGKDAPQGGDQVFFQGHASPGMYARAFMEGRLSEDDLDGFRQEHSRKQGGLPSYPHPHGMPEFWEFPTVSMGLGPMNAIYQARFNKYLQDRGIKDTDQQHVWAFLGDGEMDEPESRGLIQMASLYGLDNLTFVINCNLQRLDGPVRGNGQIVQELESFFVGAGWNVIKVVWGREWDELLEKDEDGALVHIMNTTKDGDYQTFKANDGAYVREHFFGRDERTKKLVEDMTDEEIWNLRRGGHDYRKVYAAYKRALETKGKPTVILAHTVKGYGLGHNFEGRNATHQMKKLALEDLKLFRDKQQIPISDEELEKDPFMPPYYHPGEDAEEIKYLKKRREELGGYLPERRQDYSPVELPEFEKTFKALFKDSGKQEVASTMALVRTFKALMRDKELGKRIVPIIPDEARTFGLDSWFPTLKIYNPHGQNYVPVDHDLQLSYKEATDGQILHEGINEDGSSASFIAAATSYATHGEPMIPMYIFYSMFGFQRTGDNFWAAGDQMGRGFIIGATAGRTTLFGEGLQHMDGHSPILASTNPAVIPYDPAFAYEMPYIISKGIERMYGQGAGKDENVMYYITVYNQPHHQPARPENLDVEGLHKGIYLYDEGKDLDNKVSLLASGVGMQQALRAQEILQEKYNVGAAIYSVTSWTELAREGQAKAAEQLLNPGEEVEEAFATKQLKQTSGPYIATSDFASDLQEQIRAYVPGQYIVLGADGFGFADTREGARRFFNIDAESMTVAALLGLANEGKIDRSVAAQAAKDLKIDDPTATAADEDGEDVGPENAAE, encoded by the coding sequence ATGGAAGACGCTCGCGCGAAGACCGCGTCCGAGGTTGACACCAACATTCTCTCGCTGCGCGAAGGCGTGGCGTCCTACCTGCATGATGCGGACCCCGAGGAAACCCAGGAATGGATGGACTCCCTCGACGGGCTGCTCGAAGAATCCGATCCGGAGCGCGCACGCTACCTCATGCTGCGCCTGATCGAGCGCGCCAACGCAAAGCGTGTGCCGCTGCCGGCGCTGTCCTCGACCGACCTGGTCAACACCATCCCCACCAAGCTCGAGCCGGAATTCCCGGGCGACGAGCAGATTGAGAAGCGCTACCGCCGCTGGATGCGCTGGAACGCCGCAGTGATGGTGCACCGCGCGCAGCGCCCCGGCATCGCAGTCGGCGGCCACATCTCCACCTACGCCTCCGCGGCGGCGCTGTACGAGGTCGGCTTCAACCACTTCTTCAAGGGCAAGGACGCGCCGCAGGGCGGCGACCAGGTCTTCTTCCAGGGCCACGCCTCCCCCGGCATGTACGCCCGCGCCTTCATGGAAGGCCGCCTGAGCGAAGACGACCTGGATGGCTTCCGCCAGGAGCACTCCCGCAAGCAGGGCGGCCTGCCGTCCTACCCGCACCCGCACGGCATGCCGGAGTTCTGGGAATTCCCCACCGTGTCCATGGGCCTCGGCCCGATGAACGCCATCTACCAGGCACGCTTTAACAAGTACCTGCAGGACCGCGGCATCAAGGACACCGACCAGCAGCACGTCTGGGCGTTCCTCGGCGACGGCGAGATGGACGAGCCGGAATCCCGCGGCCTGATCCAGATGGCCTCCCTGTACGGCCTGGACAACCTCACCTTCGTGATCAACTGCAACCTGCAGCGTCTCGACGGCCCGGTGCGCGGCAACGGCCAGATCGTCCAGGAGCTGGAGAGCTTCTTCGTCGGCGCCGGCTGGAACGTGATCAAGGTCGTGTGGGGCCGCGAGTGGGACGAACTGCTGGAAAAGGATGAGGACGGCGCGCTCGTCCACATCATGAACACCACCAAGGACGGCGACTACCAGACCTTCAAGGCCAACGACGGTGCCTACGTCCGCGAACACTTCTTCGGCCGCGACGAGCGCACCAAGAAGCTCGTCGAGGACATGACCGACGAGGAGATCTGGAACCTGCGCCGCGGCGGCCACGACTACCGCAAGGTCTATGCCGCCTACAAGCGCGCCCTGGAGACCAAGGGCAAGCCGACCGTCATCCTCGCCCACACCGTCAAGGGCTACGGCCTCGGCCACAACTTCGAGGGCCGCAACGCCACCCACCAGATGAAGAAGCTGGCCCTGGAGGACCTCAAGCTCTTCCGCGACAAGCAGCAGATCCCCATCTCCGACGAGGAGCTGGAGAAGGATCCGTTCATGCCGCCGTACTACCACCCCGGCGAGGACGCCGAGGAGATCAAGTACCTGAAGAAGCGCCGCGAGGAGCTCGGCGGCTACCTGCCGGAGCGCCGCCAGGACTACTCCCCGGTCGAGCTTCCGGAGTTTGAAAAGACCTTCAAGGCGCTGTTCAAGGACTCCGGCAAGCAGGAAGTCGCCTCCACCATGGCGCTCGTGCGCACCTTCAAGGCGCTCATGCGCGACAAGGAGCTGGGCAAGCGCATCGTCCCGATCATCCCGGACGAGGCCCGCACCTTCGGCCTGGACTCCTGGTTCCCGACGCTGAAGATCTACAACCCGCACGGCCAGAACTACGTGCCGGTGGACCACGACCTGCAGCTGTCCTACAAGGAGGCCACCGACGGCCAGATCCTGCACGAGGGCATCAACGAGGACGGCTCGTCGGCCTCCTTCATCGCCGCAGCGACGTCCTACGCCACCCACGGTGAGCCGATGATCCCGATGTACATCTTCTACTCGATGTTCGGCTTCCAGCGCACCGGCGACAACTTCTGGGCCGCCGGCGACCAGATGGGCCGCGGCTTCATCATCGGCGCCACCGCCGGCCGCACCACCCTGTTCGGTGAGGGCCTGCAGCACATGGACGGCCACTCCCCGATCCTGGCGTCCACCAACCCGGCCGTCATCCCGTACGACCCGGCGTTCGCCTACGAGATGCCCTATATCATCTCCAAGGGCATCGAGCGCATGTACGGCCAGGGCGCCGGCAAGGACGAGAACGTGATGTACTACATCACCGTCTACAACCAGCCCCACCACCAGCCGGCACGCCCGGAGAACCTGGACGTGGAGGGCCTGCACAAGGGCATCTACCTTTACGACGAAGGCAAGGATCTGGACAACAAGGTCTCCCTCCTCGCCTCCGGCGTGGGCATGCAGCAGGCGCTGCGCGCCCAGGAGATCCTGCAGGAGAAGTACAACGTCGGCGCCGCGATCTACTCCGTGACCTCCTGGACCGAGCTCGCCCGCGAGGGCCAGGCCAAGGCCGCCGAGCAGCTGCTCAACCCGGGTGAAGAGGTCGAGGAGGCGTTTGCCACCAAGCAGCTGAAGCAGACCTCCGGCCCGTACATCGCGACCTCGGACTTCGCGTCCGACCTGCAGGAGCAGATCCGCGCCTACGTCCCGGGCCAGTACATCGTGCTCGGTGCCGACGGCTTCGGCTTCGCCGACACCCGCGAAGGCGCCCGCCGCTTCTTCAACATCGACGCCGAGTCCATGACCGTCGCCGCCCTGCTCGGCCTGGCCAACGAAGGCAAGATCGACCGCTCCGTGGCTGCCCAGGCGGCCAAGGACCTGAAGATCGACGACCCGACCGCCACCGCCGCCGACGAGGACGGCGAGGACGTCGGCCCGGAGAACGCCGCCGAGTAG
- a CDS encoding Rib/alpha-like domain-containing protein, protein MQRFALPAVVVVAAGLIAPAASAAMADEYTPHFDPAPRHVHFKPSDGYTETTEYELLGVPEGTVWKQTGEDTLRNKAQLFNGEREYVSQPLAVRLNNYTREAPPQPGENVIEFAIRVKFPDGSHELYPQKIKLTSDDAFYYNPVYDARVPADPGQTLTLTPENQFHLDLPTNAEWKVTGGDGWDWSVDQATGTITAKVPTDSYSDANFEVVTVFEDGSERRTWTAIDNSGQGVTLPEDPALQPEPSKPAPAPEAETGSSTAQKLGLIFGVLALLVGAAAFTWPQLQQFLPKM, encoded by the coding sequence ATGCAACGCTTCGCACTCCCGGCCGTGGTTGTCGTCGCCGCCGGCCTGATCGCGCCCGCCGCCTCCGCCGCGATGGCCGACGAGTACACGCCGCACTTCGACCCCGCGCCGCGGCACGTGCATTTCAAACCGAGCGATGGCTACACCGAGACCACCGAGTACGAGCTTCTCGGCGTGCCGGAGGGGACGGTATGGAAGCAGACCGGCGAAGACACGCTGCGTAACAAGGCGCAGCTGTTTAACGGAGAGCGCGAGTATGTGAGCCAGCCCCTTGCCGTCCGGTTAAACAACTACACCAGGGAAGCGCCTCCGCAGCCGGGGGAGAACGTCATCGAATTCGCGATCCGCGTGAAGTTCCCAGACGGGTCGCATGAGCTGTACCCGCAGAAGATCAAGCTGACCTCCGATGATGCGTTCTACTACAACCCGGTTTACGACGCCCGTGTCCCCGCCGATCCCGGCCAGACCCTGACGCTGACGCCAGAGAATCAGTTCCACCTAGACCTACCGACGAATGCGGAGTGGAAAGTCACCGGCGGCGATGGCTGGGACTGGAGCGTGGACCAGGCGACCGGAACCATCACAGCGAAAGTGCCGACCGACTCCTACAGCGACGCAAACTTCGAGGTCGTCACCGTGTTCGAGGACGGGAGCGAGCGCAGGACATGGACAGCCATCGACAACTCCGGGCAAGGCGTGACGCTGCCCGAGGACCCGGCGCTGCAGCCTGAGCCATCGAAGCCGGCTCCTGCGCCCGAGGCAGAAACGGGCTCGTCCACGGCACAGAAGCTCGGCCTCATCTTCGGCGTCCTCGCACTTTTGGTTGGCGCAGCCGCCTTCACGTGGCCGCAGCTGCAACAGTTCCTGCCCAAGATGTAG